Proteins co-encoded in one Pseudomonas fluorescens genomic window:
- the hflC gene encoding protease modulator HflC, with amino-acid sequence MSNKSLIALIVGVVVVLVGWNCFYIVAQTERAVLLQFGRVVQADVQPGLHVKVPYVNQVRKFDARLMTLDAPTQRFLTLEKKAVMVDAYAKWRVKDAERFYTATSGLKQIADERLSRRLESGLRDQFGKRTLHEVVSGERDALMADITASLNKMAEKELGIEVVDVRVKAIDLPKEVNRSVFERMSTEREREAREHRAKGNELAEGIRADADRQRRVLLAEAYRESEEIRGDGDAQAAAIYSKAYSQDQEFYGFYRSLRAYRESFANKSDVMVLDPSSDFFRYLEKSKP; translated from the coding sequence ATGAGCAATAAATCGCTGATCGCCCTGATCGTTGGCGTTGTTGTGGTTCTGGTTGGCTGGAACTGCTTCTACATCGTGGCTCAGACCGAGCGAGCGGTGTTGCTGCAGTTCGGTCGTGTGGTTCAGGCCGATGTTCAGCCAGGTCTGCATGTGAAAGTGCCTTACGTTAACCAGGTGCGTAAATTCGACGCACGCCTGATGACGCTGGACGCACCGACACAACGCTTCCTGACCCTGGAAAAGAAAGCCGTGATGGTCGATGCCTACGCCAAGTGGCGCGTGAAAGATGCCGAGCGCTTCTACACCGCGACTTCCGGCCTCAAGCAGATTGCTGACGAGCGTTTGTCCCGTCGTCTGGAGTCGGGCCTGCGTGACCAGTTCGGCAAGCGCACCCTGCACGAAGTGGTGTCGGGTGAGCGTGATGCGCTGATGGCTGACATCACCGCATCGCTGAACAAGATGGCGGAAAAAGAGCTGGGTATCGAAGTGGTCGATGTCCGGGTCAAGGCCATCGACCTGCCGAAGGAAGTGAACCGCAGCGTGTTCGAACGTATGAGCACAGAGCGTGAGCGTGAAGCTCGCGAGCACCGCGCCAAGGGTAACGAACTGGCCGAAGGCATCCGTGCCGACGCCGATCGTCAACGCCGCGTGCTGCTGGCTGAAGCCTATCGTGAATCCGAAGAGATTCGCGGTGACGGTGACGCCCAGGCTGCTGCGATCTACTCCAAGGCCTACAGTCAGGATCAGGAGTTCTACGGTTTCTACCGTAGCCTGCGTGCCTACCGTGAAAGCTTCGCGAACAAATCCGACGTCATGGTCCTCGACCCAAGCAGCGACTTCTTCCGTTACCTGGAAAAGTCCAAGCCTTGA